The sequence CGTTCGGGAACGCCTGGTCGTCGATCTCGACCCCCGCGGTGAAGTCGACGGCGGCGAGATCGGCCGCGGTCATGTCGGGCACCACGCAGGCCAGATGGGGGTTGCCCACATCGACCATCGCACCGCGATAGGCGTCGTCACCGATGCGGACCAACGATTCGCCGTCCATACGCACCCGGCCCATCTCGACCGTCACGTCGGCGCACACGTCGTCGTGCGCATGCACGATCACCGGTCGGGCACCCGCGCGCGACCCGACGGTGAACTCGTCGTCGGAGACCAGGCCCGCCGCCCGCAGATGGTGAGCGAAGACCCGAACGCCGTTCCCGCACATCTCCGCGATCGATCCGTCTGCGTTGCGGTAGTCCATGAACCAGTCGTCGGGTCCCACACCGTCGGGCAACGCGTCCAGCACGCCGGACTCCACAAGGGCCGCCGATCGCACCACACGCAGGAGACCGTCCGCACCGATACCTCTCCGGCGATCGCACAGTGCGGCCACCGCGGGCGCGGTCAGGTCGAGGTCGGCAGCCGGGTCGGTGAGTATGACGAAGTCGTTCTGGGTGCCGTGCCCCTTCACGAAACGCCGCGGGTCGGAGGCTGGTTCGGGTCGCGTCGTGGACTGTCTCGCCATCACCCCATCCAGGATACGGCCCCGCGATCAGACCCGGCCACGGACCGATCAGCCGTTGCCGATCGCGCGCAGCGCGGTGGTGAGCAGGTCCGGTGCCCCCGCGTCGAGCCACACGATGCGGTGATCCCGCCGGAACCACGAGCGCTGGCGTCGCACGTAGCGCCGTGTCCCCACAAAGGTGAGCTCCTCGGCCGTCGCCATGTCGTAATCACCGTCGAGGGCTGCCAGCACCTGTGCATACCCGATGGCCCGGGAAGCCGTGCGCCCCTCGCGCAGTCCGAGCTCGCACAGAGCGCGGACCTCCGCTTCCAGGCCGTCGGCGAACATCCGGCTGGTCCGTGACCGGATCCGCTCGTCCAGGGCGGCGGTCTCGCGGTCGAGCGCGACGATCCTCGTGCCCCACCGCGGATCACCGATGGTGGGTGCCGACGCCGCGAACGGCATTCCGGTGATCTCCACGACCTCGAGTGCACGCACGATCCGCCGGCCGTCGGTGTCGAGGATGGCCGACGCCGCCTGCGGATCGACCTCGGCGAGCCGCCGGTGCAGACGCGCAACGCCGATGTCGCCGAGCATCGCCTCGTACTTCTCGCGAACGGCCGGATCCGTGGCCGGGAACTGCCAATTGTCCAGCAGCCCTTGCATGTACATCATCGATCCACCGACCAGGACCGGCGTCCGCCCGGCCGAGAGCAGTCTTTCCACGTCGTCGGTGGCGGCCTGCTGGTACCGCGCGACGGTTGCCGTCTCGGTCACATCCAGCACATCGATCTGGTGATGCGGGATGCCCCGGCGCTCGGCAGGTGTCAGTTTTGCCGTCCCGATGTCCATTCCGCGGTACTGCTGCATCGCGTCGAGGTTGACGATCTCGCCGTCGAGCCGCTCTGCGAGGTCGAGCGCGAGATCGGACTTACCGCCGGCGGTGGGTCCGACGACCGCAACCGGGATCGGCGAGGTCATCGCGGGGTCCAGACAGCCACCACGTACCCGACACCGAAAGGCGCCCGGGCGTATCGGAGTTCCGGACGCATCGGACGATCGGCGCAGAGTGCCGAGACGACCTGCCAGGCCGCACGTCCGCTCACCCCCTCGGTCGCGCACTCGTCGGGATCGAGTCCGGCGAGGGCCGCGACGTCGGCGGAGCCGATCGCCGCATCGATCACCTGCTGCAGTCGGGCGCCCGATTCCCGCATCCCACCCCCGGGCGCTCGCGCCGACAACGAGGTCGCGCCGTCGCCGACGACGAGGATCCCGACCGGCTCCCGATGGCCGTCGACACGCGCGGCGAGCTGGGTTCCCAGTTGCGCACACTCGGTGGCCGTCGCAGTGGACGAGACCGGCACGGGCCTGACCGCCGCAGCTCCGGACTCGGCACGCAGCCAGCCCGCGATGAGGAACGACAGCGGCAGACCGGGACGCAACGGCGACTGCTCGTCGGGCCGCCCGTCGCCGTCCGAACCGTCGAGGAAGACCGGGACATCGACACCGAATGGCAGGAAGGTGCCGGCGCTGCCGACCTGGTCGATGCCGCTGTCGGTGGCGCCGATCGCGATCCATGTCGAGGCGTCGGCAGCCAGATCTCGGCCCGCCGCCAGGGTCGCGGCACGCACCTCTTCGGTGTCGACTGCACGCGGCCCGGCCAGGGCCGGCACCAGCAGAGGAGCACTCGGCACGAAGACCACGGACGCCAGCACGACCACGACGCTAGTCGAGCGGTGCGGCGCACTCGGCACCGGCATCGCGGTGCAATGTCGTGGCAGCGGCCCCACGAAGAGCCCTGACCTGTTTGAATGGGGAGACCTCCGTGTCGACGCCGGGCGCCACGGAGGTATCGATGCGACGGCAGCCGTGACGCGCGGCAACCAACCTGCGGGAGAGGGCACCTGCACATGACGAATCCGACCGATCCGACAAATGCCTCCGAGGTGACGGAGTCGACGACCCCTGCCGACACCGCGGCGGCAGGCAGTACGTCCCCGTCCGCGCCGGAGGCGACACCGCGGCCGAGGCCCCGACCAGGCCCGAAACCCGGTCCCCGGCCGGGTCCGCACCCACGTCCGAGTGAGCTACCACCGGTGCCGACCCCCGTTCCGCACGGCGATCCGCACCATTTCGGACGTATCGACTCCGACGGGGTGGTCTGGCTCAAGGTCGGCTCCGCAGAACGCGAGATCGGATCGTGGCAGGCGGGTTCGATCGAGGAAGGCCTCGCCCATTTCGCTCGCAAGTTCGACGACCTCGCCACCGAGGTGGAGATACTCGAAGAGCGTCTCGCTGCCCGATCAGGTGATCCCCGCAAGGCGCAGGCGGCCGCTCAGCACCTTCTCGACGCACTGCCGAGCGCCGCGGTGATCGGTGATGTGGCGGCGCTCGAGGAGCGGTTGAACCTCATCGTCGGCAGTGCCGACGAGGTCGCGGACTCGATCAAGTCCGAGCGCGACAGGCTGCGCACCGAGGCGATCGCACGCAAGGAGCAGCTGGCGACCGAAGCCGAGGAGATCGGCGCCGACTCGACGCAGTGGAAGGCCGCGGGCGACCGGCTCCGGGCGATCCTCGACGAGTGGAAGACCATCAAGGGGGTCGATCGGAAGACCGACGACGCCCTGTGGAAGCGCTACGCCAAGGCACGTGACGCCTTCAACCGACGACGCGGCGCCCATTTCGCCGAGCTCGACCGGGAGCGAGCGGGCGCCAAAGCGCGCAAGGAAGAGCTCATCACACGCGCCGAAGAACTCTCCGGCTCCACCGACTGGGGACCCACATCAGGGAAGTTCCGCGAACTCCTCGCCGAATGGAAGGCGGCCGGCCGCGCGCCCCGCGACGCCGACGACGCCCTGTGGCAGAGATTCAAAGCTGCCCAGGACGTCTTCTTCTCGGCCCGCAACGCCGCGACCTCCGAGCGCGACAGTGAGTTCGCGGCCAACGCGACAGCGAAGGTCGCCCTCCTCGATGCCGCGGAGAAGACCATCGACCCGGCGTCTGATCTCGAGGCCGCCCGACGCGAGTTCCGGGCGTTCCGTGACAAGTGGGATGAGATCGGCAAGGTCCCCCGTGAACAGATGAGCAGTCTCGAGGGTCGCGCCCGTGCGCTGGAGAAGCGGATTCGCGACGCCGAGGACGCTCAGTGGCAGCGCACCGATCCCGAGGCGCAGGCGCGGGCCGCGCAGTTCGCCGACCGCGCGGCCCAGTTCGAGGATCAGGCCCGCAAGGCCGAGGAACGCGGAAAGGCCAAGGACGCAGCCAAACTCCGTGATCAGGCTGCGCAATGGAAAGAATGGGCGGACGCCGCCGCGAGCGCGATCGCCGATCGGTGATCGCGTGACGCTCGGCCTCTCTCAGCCGTCCTGGCCGGGTTTGCGTTGCAGCGAGCGCGCCAGGGCGTCGCGGGTGGCAGCTTCCTTGCGACGCTCCTCCTCGAGCGCCAGATGGTAGGTGCTACGAGCCCACACGACTCGGGCCCAGTGGAACGTCAGCACCAGGACGGCCAGCCAGCCGATGATCAACCCGATGCCGACACCCGACGGCGGTTCGACACCCCCGACGCCGGGAGTGTTGCGTGACCACCAGGCGAGCATGCCCGCCACGCATGCGATGGCATTGCCGCACAGCGCGATCCACGCGACGATCCAACGTCGGGTCAGCAGCGCCAGCACCGAGAAGCCGATCCCGAAGATGGCGACGAAGTAGACGAACACCTTCGATGTGATGGTGACCCGCTCGGCTGCCGCGTCGGGTGAGAACGTGAGCACCTCGATCCCGGTGGCCGAACCGGTGTGCGGCAGTACGAGCGAGAGCATCGCCACCAGGACCGCGACCGCCACCACGAGTGCGCGCATGCCGGGATCGATCTCGCCTGCGACCTTTCGTTCGGCCTTACGCAGATCTCCTTCGTACTCGGCGAATCGGCCCGCGTCGGTCGCATGATCGCGGCCGGCAGGGGTGTCCCCGCCCGTTCCGTCCTGCGGACGGTCACTCGCGTCGGTCATCAGCCACAACCTCCTGAACATCCGGTGGCCACCGGTTCGACGGGCGCCGCACCGATCGTCGGTATCCCGAGCCCGACGCCGACCGGCGGTGTCGTCGGCATGCGGCTCGCCTCGTGGGCATCGCCCGCACGGGTCCGGCGGTGTGTGGCCACGCCCGAATCGGCGACGAGATGGTGTGGGGCAGCGCCGGTCACGGTCGTCGTCACCACGTCGCCCGGCCGGATCACATCGATCCCGACACGCTCCCCCGCCGCGAAGTGGACGAGACGCCCGTCGCGCGCTCGACCGGTCATCCGCCGGGTGTGCGCCGACTTTCGTCCGTCGTCCGCGACGACGAGCAGTTCGACCTCGGTGCCGACGATCGCACGGTTCTCGGCGAGACAGATCTCTTCCTGAAGGGCGATCAATCGTCGATAACGCTCCCCGACCACCTCGGGTGGCACCTGGTCGGGCATCGTGGCGGCGGGTGTCCCGGGACGCGGCGAGTACTGGAAGGTGAAGGCACTGGAGAAGCGGGCCGCGGCGACCACGTCGAGCGTCTGTTGGAAGTCCTCCTCGGTCTCACCGGGGAATCCGACGATGATGTCGGTGGTGATTGCGGCGTGCGGCATGGCCGCCCGAACCTTGTCGAGGATGCCGAGGAACTTGCCTTGCCGGTAGCTGCGACGCATGGCGCGCAGAATCCGATCGGACCCGGACTGCAGCGGCATGTGCAACTGCGGGCACACGTTCGGGGTCTCCGCCATCGCGTCGATGACGTCGTCGGTGAACTCGGCCGGATGTGGCGAGGTGAACCGGACGCGCTCCAGGCCTTCGATGGTCCCGCAGGCGCGCAGCAGCTCCGCGAACGCCCCGCGGTTGCGAGGCTGGTCGGGATCTGCGAACGACATCCCGTACGCGTTCACGTTCTGGCCCAGCAGGGTCACCTCACTGACGCCTTGATCGACGAGCGCCTGGACCTCCGCCAGGACATCACCCGGACGGCGATCGACCTCCTTGCCGCGCAGCGACGGCACGATGCAGAACGTGCAGGTGTTGTTGCAGCCGACCGAGACGGACACCCAACCGGAGTAGGCAGAGTCACGCTTCGCCGGCAACGTCGAGGGAAACCGCTCGAGCGATTCGAGGATCTCGACCTGCGCCGAATCGTTGTGCCGGGCGCGGTCGAGCAGCGCGGGCAGCGAACCGATGTTGTGCGTGCCGAACACGACGTCCACCCACGGCGCCTTGCGCAGGACGGTGTCCTTGTCCTTCTGTGCGAGACATCCGCCGACGGCGATCTGCATGCCGGGACGCGCCGACTTGGCAGGCGCGAGGTGTGACAGGTTCCCGTAGAGCTTGTTGTCGGCGTTCTCCCGGATGGCACAGGTGTTGAACACGACGAGATCGGCGTCGGCGTCGTCGGCCGCCTTGGTGTAGCCGGCGTCCTCCAGCAGCCCAGCGATACGTTCCGAATCGTGCACATTCATCTGACAGCCATAGGTCCGCACCTGATAGCTGCGGGCAGGCACGGCGAGGTCTGACCCCGCGCCGGCTCCGGCGTCAGGTGCGCCACGCCGTTCGGACAACTCGATACTCACCCTTCCCAGGGTACGGGCCTGCGCAAATCCGCTTTTCGACACTCGGACGGCCGAGGAACGGGACGTGCCGGCCCCGGTCACACTAGGCTTCTTCTCTATGACCGATTCGCCGATCGAGGAACCTGTGACGACCGAGCCGACGGCTGCGTCGCAACCGATGATCGTCATGAAAGACGTTCAGAAGCATTTCGGATCACTGCACGTACTACGTGACATCAACCTCGAGGTCCCGGCGGGACAGGTCGTGGTGGTGCTCGGACCCTCCGGGTCGGGCAAGTCCACGTTGTGCCGGACCATCAACCGACTCGAGCCCGTCGACAGCGGCGAGATCTATGTGGAGGGCAAGCTGCTGCCCGACGAGGGCAAGGACCTCGCCCGGCTGCGCGCCGACGTCGGGATGGTCTTCCAATCCTTCAACCTGTTCGCGCACAAGACAATTCTGCAGAACGTCACGCTCGCGCCCACCAAGGTGCGCAGGAAGAGCAAGGACGAGGCGAACAAACGAGCCCTCGAACTCCTCGAACGCGTCGGCATCGAGAGTCAGAAGGACAAGTATCCAGCCCAGCTGTCCGGAGGCCAGCAGCAGCGTGTCGCCATCGCGCGGTCGCTGGCGATGGCCCCGAAGATCATGCTCTTCGACGAGCCGACCTCGGCCCTCGACCCGGAGATGGTCAACGAGGTCCTCGACGTGATGGTCTCCCTCGCCAAGGAAGGGATGACCATGATCGTGGTCACCCACGAGATGGGCTTTGCGCGTAAGGCAGCTGATCGGGTGATATTCATGGCCGACGGCGCGATCGTGGAGGACTCGGACCCGGAGAGCTTCTTCTCCGATCCCCGATCCGAACGCGCCCGCGATTTCCTCGGGAAGATCCTGGGCCACTGATATGGCGGCCACCTCATCATCGACGTCGGTTCGGCGCACGCATCGGGCCATCGGCGTCGGAACCCTCGTCCTCACCCTGGCCCTTGTCGCGGGCACCTTGGCAGGCTGCGGCAACACCGACCCACGTAACCTTCTCGACTCGATCCGCAGCGGCTCGGTCGTGCTGGGCACCAAGTACGACCAGCCAGGCCTCGGAATCCGCAACCCCGACAGGTCCGTCACCGGATTCGATCCGTCGGTGTCGACCTTCGTGGTGAATAACATCGCCGATTCGATGGGTGTCGAACATCCCCGGATCCGTTGGCGTGAAACACCATCGGCGCAGCGCGAGACACTCATCGACAACGGGGAGGTGGACATGATCGCGGCCACCTACTCGATCACCGCGGCACGCGCCAAGGAAGTCGCGTTCGCCGGACCGTACCTGATCAACTATCAGGGCCTGCTCGTCCGCGAAGACGACGACTCGATCTCCTCACTGACCGACCTGAGTGCCGGTAAGAAACTTTGCTCCGTCACCGGCTCGACCCCGGCGCAGAACGTCAAGGCACAGCTGCCCAATGTGCAGTTGCAGGAGTACGACTCCTATTCGTCGTGCGTGGAGGCGCTGCGGCGGGGCAAGGTCGACGCGCTGACCACAGACGAGGTGATCCTGGCCGGATATGCCAACTTCTTCCCCGACGAGTTCAAGCTCGTCGGGATGTCCTACCCGAAGGACGCCTGCGTGAAAGACGCGCTGAAGAAGGCGGGCACGCCGTTCTCGACGGAGTACTACGGCATCGGCATGGCCAAGGAGTATCCCGACGCCGTGACCGCGGTCAACAAGGCGATCGACGCGATGCTGGTCCCCGGCCCCGATGGACAATCACCATGGGACCGTGCGCTTCGAGACGCCATCGGCAACCAGACGGTGGACTCCATGGTCGCCCGCGCCGACAGCCCGGACTCCAAGTACAAATTCGCACCGGATCCGGGCGATCTCGATTTCCTCGATTCCACTTCCACCCCCTGCCCACCGGGCCTGAGCTGACAAGGAAGGGCTGATCGTCGATGAGTGAACTCTGGGCAGATATGGGGCCACAACTGTGGCCGGCCTTCTGGGTGACGTTGAAACTGACCTTCTTCTCCTCGATCGGGGCACTGATCTGGGGCACCATATTGGCCGCGATGCGGGTGTCCCCGGTTCCCGTTATGCGCGGGTTCTCCGAGGTCTACATCAACGTGGTCCGTAACACCCCGCTGACGTTGATCATCTTGTTCTGTTCCATCGGGCTCTACCAGAACCTCGGCCTCGCTCTGGCACCGGACAATGAGAACTTCATCGACAACAACAACTTCTGGCTCGCAGTCCTGGCGTTCGTGCTCTACACGGCCACTTTCGTGTGCGAGACACTGCGTTCGGGCTTCAACACGGTGCCGATCGGCCAGGCCGAGGCCGCCCGATCACTGGGGCTCACGTTCACCCAGGTCTTCGGCATTATCATCTTGCCCCAAGCGCTGCGCTCGGTGATCGGACCGCTGGGCAGTGTGCTCATCGCCCTCACGAAGAACACCACGATCGCCTCCGTCATCGGTGTGGCCGAGGCCTCACTGCTGATGAAGGAAGAGCTCGAGACCTTCTCCGACCAGATCGTCGCGGTGTTCGCGATCATCGCGGTCGGCTTCATGATCATCACGCTGACCGAAGGCTTCGTCTTCGGGTACCTGGCCAAGCGACTGGCGGTGAAACGATGAGCAACGGCGCCACCGTCCTCTACGACGCACCAGGCCCCAAAGCGCGCAGACGCAATCGCCTCATCGCGTTCGCCTTCATCGCCATCCTGGTCGCTGTCGCCGCCTACGTTCTCTACATCCTGGGCGGAAATGACCAGCTGACATCGGAGAAGTGGGATCCGTTCGTCAAGTCGACCACCTGGACCACCTACGTCCTGCCCGGACTGTGGGGCACGCTGAAGGCGGCGGCACTCTCGATTGTCCTGGCCTTGCTGCTCGGCTCGGTCCTCGGCATCGGGCGATTGTCGGATCATCGATGGTTACGAGCCCTGTCTGGACTGTTCGTCGAGGTCTTTCGTGCGATCCCGGTGCTGATCCTGATGATCTTCGCCTACTATCTGTTCGCCGACTATGCGATCTTCCCGTCATCACAACTGGCGTTCGCAGCCGTCGTCACCGGTCTCACCCTCTACAACGGTTCGGTGATCGCCGAGATCCTTCGCTCCGGGATCAACTCGCTCCCGAAGGGGCAGACCGAGGCGTCCATGGCGCTGGGTCTGCGCAAATCGCAGATGATGCGCATCATCCTGCTCCCCCAGGCGGTGACGGCGATGCTGCCTGCGTTGATCTCGCAGATGGTCATCGCCTTGAAGGACAGCGCGCTCGGATACGCCATCGGCTACATCGAGGTGGTCCGTTCGGGCATCCAGTCCGCTTCCTATTACGGAAACTATCTTCCGGCACTGGTCGTGGTAGCGATCGTGATGATCATCATCAATTTCGGGTTGTCGTCGCTTGCCACCTATCTCGAACGGCGGCTGCGTCAGGGCCGAACCAAGCGGGTGGTCCCCGATGCCGACGCCGCCGACCTGGCGGCCATGGAGAACCTACCGAGCTTCGGGCCGAAGTGATCTCGGCACGAACCTCTGACCGTACGATTCAGGTGTTCACGCCGTCGAGCGCCTCGGTGACAACGTCGATGGCCATCGACTGCGGGTAACCGCGACGCATCAGCATCCCGGCCAGCCGTCGGAACAAGGTGTCGCGCATCGCCGGATCGGCGTGCAGCCGGTCCACCTGGGTGGGAGTCAGCTTCTTGGCGACGAGTTCGGCGGCGACGGCTCGCTCATCATCAGGGTCGATGTCGTCGAGAGCCGCCTCGATGATGCGGGCGTCGACACCCTTTGTGCGGAGTTCCTGGCGGAGGGCGACACGCCCTCGTCCAGAATGGGCGTGCCGTGACCGGACCCATTCGTTGGCGAACTCGGCATCGTCGACGAGCTGATGTTTCTCCAGACGGCTCATCACATCATCGACAGCCTCGGCATCAAACCCTTTACGGGCCAACCGGTCAGCCATTTCCTGTCGCGAACGAGCGCGGACCCCGAGGAGTCGGAGTGCTGCATCCCAGGCGCTGGGACCGTTCCGTTCCTCGGGGTCCGGTGTGGTACTGCTCATGACTCGATCAGAATTCGACCGGGGCCGGCGCGACCTCGTCGGCGTCGACCACGGCACCGATGCCCAGCTTTTCCTTGATCTTCTTCTCGATCTCGTCCCGGACGTCGTCGTTCTCCAGCAGGAACTTTCGCGCATTCTCCTTGCCCTGGCCGAGCTGGTCGCCCTCGTAGGTGAACCACGAGCCCGACTTGCGGATGAAGCCCTCCGCCACACCCATGTCGATGAGCGACCCCTCCTTGCTGATGCCCTGGCCGTAGAGAATGTCGAACTCGGCCTGCTTGAACGGCGGCGCAACCTTGTTCTTGACCACCTTCACCCGGGTGCGGTTGCCGACTGCGTCGGTGCCGTCCTTCAGGGTTTCGATACGCCGGACGTCCAGCCGGACAGAGGAATAGAACTTGAGAGCCTTGCCGCCGGTGGTGGTCTCCGGTGATCCGAACATGACGCCGATCTTCTCGCGCAGCTGGTTGATGAAGATCGCAGTGGTCTTCGAGTTGCTCAGCCCGGACGTCATCTTGCGCAGTGCCTGGCTCATCAGGCGGGCCTGCAAGCCCACGTGGCTGTCGCCCATCTCACCCTCGATCTCGGCGCGCGGGACGAGAGCGGCGACCGAGTCGATGACCAGGATGTCGAGCGCACCGGAGCGGATCAACATGTCCGCGATCTCCAGCGCCTGCTCTCCCGTGTCGGGCTGTGAGACCAGCAGTGCATCCGTGTCGACGCCGAGTTTGGCCGCGTAATCGGGATCGAGAGCGTGCTCGGCGTCGATGAAAGCGGCGATACCGCCGGCGGCCTGGGCATTGGCCACCGCATGCAGGGCGACGGTGGTCTTACCCGAGGATTCCGGCCCGTACACCTCGACGATCCGGCCGCGAGGGAGACCACCGATACCGAGCGCCACGTCCAACGCAATGGAGCCGGTCGGAATGACTGCGATCGGCTGACGGGTCTCCTCGCCGAGTCGCATGACCGATCCCTTGCCGAAGTTCTTGTCGATCTGTGCGAGGGCCAGATCGAGCGCCTTCTCCCTGTCCTGGGGTGCTGCTGCCATGGGGTTCTCCTCCGAACTCAGGGCCGGTGACCGGCCAGGTGGTCTGGTGTGGCTGTTGTGAGTTGCACGTTAGCCACGGGTTCCGACAACTTCCGTCTACGCGCGTCGTTGCTTGGTCGTCTCAATGTCTGACGCACGCCCGGAGTCCGTGGTTCCGACAACACCCACAATGAACGAACATGTGTTCGATGGCAAGCACCGACACGCCCAGGGTCACCAGCGTTCGCGAGGGACGTCGAAATCTCGGCAGATGGCCACCCAGACATCCCGGGGATCCGCACCGCCTTCGATCGCCTGCGCCCCGGTACGCCCTCCGAATTCGAGGAGAACGTGGTCGACCAGGATCGAATCGGCCGCCCGCTCCCCGAACTCGGTGGTGATCAGCTCGGTGAATTCGGTCAGGCGCACGCGGCCAGCCTACCCACGCCGAACGACCCTTCTCGACGCGGCAACAGACGGCGGCAACAGGCGGCGGACCACTTGCACCGCGTCGGTAACTCCGGCCGCCGACGCCGAGGCACGCGCCGCGGCCGCCGTGTACGACGGATCGGTGAGCACCTCCCGGGCCGCCGACACCATGGCGGGCACCCCCACCGGCCGGACGAGCACGCCACTCCCCTGACGCTGCACCCGGTTCGCCAGTTCCCACTGGTCACCGCCCCCGGGAACCGTCACAACCGGGACACCGGCCGAGAGTGCCTTGGCCAACATCCCGTGTCCGCCACCGCAGATCACCAGATCGGTGTCCGAGAGGATCTCGTCCTGTCGGGCCGTGCCCACCACGACATGGTCCGGGAGCTGTTCGGCCGACGGCGGATTCAGGGCCGAGAGCACCACGCGCACAGGGAAACCGAGCTCATCGGCGGCAAGTGCGGCGACCGCGGTCCCGGCCATGTCCGCTGCGCCGGTGACCGCGGTCGAAGGCGCGACGAGGACAAGCGGCTCCGTTCCCGGCGGCCGGTCGAAGACGGATTCGGTCGGCTCCCACAGCAGGGGACCCACGAGGTGGGTGTCCACCGGCCAGTCCGGCCGATACACCTCGAGCGCGGGGAGTGTGGCGATGAGCCGCGCCGAGGGCCGGGACCTCGATGCACCGAGGCCGATCTCGGACCGTGCGTGATCCCGCTGCCGCTCACCACGACGAAGCGACCGCGCGGTCGCCGCACGCATCGCCGAGTCACGCAGCCGGCCCCGCCAACCGGCGCCGGGTTCGAGGCCCGCGCCGATCGGCGGCAGACCACGGGATGGTCGGTACAGCGGGTGCGGCGACAGTTCCACCCACGGCACACCGACGAGTTCGGCGGCCCACGCGCCCCCGACGGTGATCACGTCCGAGATCACCAGGTCCACCCGACGTTCGGCCAGCACAGGCGCCAGTGACACCGCGATGCGCGCGGCGCGTGCGCTCAGTTTCGCGCCGGCGTCCGCGTCGTCGTCCCCGACCTCGACGGCCAGGCCGGGGAGTTCGGCGACCTCCACGCCACGTCCGGCCGCCGCCG is a genomic window of Gordonia sp. SID5947 containing:
- a CDS encoding DUF349 domain-containing protein — protein: MTNPTDPTNASEVTESTTPADTAAAGSTSPSAPEATPRPRPRPGPKPGPRPGPHPRPSELPPVPTPVPHGDPHHFGRIDSDGVVWLKVGSAEREIGSWQAGSIEEGLAHFARKFDDLATEVEILEERLAARSGDPRKAQAAAQHLLDALPSAAVIGDVAALEERLNLIVGSADEVADSIKSERDRLRTEAIARKEQLATEAEEIGADSTQWKAAGDRLRAILDEWKTIKGVDRKTDDALWKRYAKARDAFNRRRGAHFAELDRERAGAKARKEELITRAEELSGSTDWGPTSGKFRELLAEWKAAGRAPRDADDALWQRFKAAQDVFFSARNAATSERDSEFAANATAKVALLDAAEKTIDPASDLEAARREFRAFRDKWDEIGKVPREQMSSLEGRARALEKRIRDAEDAQWQRTDPEAQARAAQFADRAAQFEDQARKAEERGKAKDAAKLRDQAAQWKEWADAAASAIADR
- a CDS encoding glutamate ABC transporter substrate-binding protein, producing MAATSSSTSVRRTHRAIGVGTLVLTLALVAGTLAGCGNTDPRNLLDSIRSGSVVLGTKYDQPGLGIRNPDRSVTGFDPSVSTFVVNNIADSMGVEHPRIRWRETPSAQRETLIDNGEVDMIAATYSITAARAKEVAFAGPYLINYQGLLVREDDDSISSLTDLSAGKKLCSVTGSTPAQNVKAQLPNVQLQEYDSYSSCVEALRRGKVDALTTDEVILAGYANFFPDEFKLVGMSYPKDACVKDALKKAGTPFSTEYYGIGMAKEYPDAVTAVNKAIDAMLVPGPDGQSPWDRALRDAIGNQTVDSMVARADSPDSKYKFAPDPGDLDFLDSTSTPCPPGLS
- a CDS encoding amino acid ABC transporter ATP-binding protein, with protein sequence MIVMKDVQKHFGSLHVLRDINLEVPAGQVVVVLGPSGSGKSTLCRTINRLEPVDSGEIYVEGKLLPDEGKDLARLRADVGMVFQSFNLFAHKTILQNVTLAPTKVRRKSKDEANKRALELLERVGIESQKDKYPAQLSGGQQQRVAIARSLAMAPKIMLFDEPTSALDPEMVNEVLDVMVSLAKEGMTMIVVTHEMGFARKAADRVIFMADGAIVEDSDPESFFSDPRSERARDFLGKILGH
- a CDS encoding amino acid ABC transporter permease is translated as MSELWADMGPQLWPAFWVTLKLTFFSSIGALIWGTILAAMRVSPVPVMRGFSEVYINVVRNTPLTLIILFCSIGLYQNLGLALAPDNENFIDNNNFWLAVLAFVLYTATFVCETLRSGFNTVPIGQAEAARSLGLTFTQVFGIIILPQALRSVIGPLGSVLIALTKNTTIASVIGVAEASLLMKEELETFSDQIVAVFAIIAVGFMIITLTEGFVFGYLAKRLAVKR
- a CDS encoding amino acid ABC transporter permease encodes the protein MSNGATVLYDAPGPKARRRNRLIAFAFIAILVAVAAYVLYILGGNDQLTSEKWDPFVKSTTWTTYVLPGLWGTLKAAALSIVLALLLGSVLGIGRLSDHRWLRALSGLFVEVFRAIPVLILMIFAYYLFADYAIFPSSQLAFAAVVTGLTLYNGSVIAEILRSGINSLPKGQTEASMALGLRKSQMMRIILLPQAVTAMLPALISQMVIALKDSALGYAIGYIEVVRSGIQSASYYGNYLPALVVVAIVMIIINFGLSSLATYLERRLRQGRTKRVVPDADAADLAAMENLPSFGPK
- the miaB gene encoding tRNA (N6-isopentenyl adenosine(37)-C2)-methylthiotransferase MiaB; protein product: MPARSYQVRTYGCQMNVHDSERIAGLLEDAGYTKAADDADADLVVFNTCAIRENADNKLYGNLSHLAPAKSARPGMQIAVGGCLAQKDKDTVLRKAPWVDVVFGTHNIGSLPALLDRARHNDSAQVEILESLERFPSTLPAKRDSAYSGWVSVSVGCNNTCTFCIVPSLRGKEVDRRPGDVLAEVQALVDQGVSEVTLLGQNVNAYGMSFADPDQPRNRGAFAELLRACGTIEGLERVRFTSPHPAEFTDDVIDAMAETPNVCPQLHMPLQSGSDRILRAMRRSYRQGKFLGILDKVRAAMPHAAITTDIIVGFPGETEEDFQQTLDVVAAARFSSAFTFQYSPRPGTPAATMPDQVPPEVVGERYRRLIALQEEICLAENRAIVGTEVELLVVADDGRKSAHTRRMTGRARDGRLVHFAAGERVGIDVIRPGDVVTTTVTGAAPHHLVADSGVATHRRTRAGDAHEASRMPTTPPVGVGLGIPTIGAAPVEPVATGCSGGCG
- the miaA gene encoding tRNA (adenosine(37)-N6)-dimethylallyltransferase MiaA; its protein translation is MTSPIPVAVVGPTAGGKSDLALDLAERLDGEIVNLDAMQQYRGMDIGTAKLTPAERRGIPHHQIDVLDVTETATVARYQQAATDDVERLLSAGRTPVLVGGSMMYMQGLLDNWQFPATDPAVREKYEAMLGDIGVARLHRRLAEVDPQAASAILDTDGRRIVRALEVVEITGMPFAASAPTIGDPRWGTRIVALDRETAALDERIRSRTSRMFADGLEAEVRALCELGLREGRTASRAIGYAQVLAALDGDYDMATAEELTFVGTRRYVRRQRSWFRRDHRIVWLDAGAPDLLTTALRAIGNG
- the dapF gene encoding diaminopimelate epimerase, yielding MARQSTTRPEPASDPRRFVKGHGTQNDFVILTDPAADLDLTAPAVAALCDRRRGIGADGLLRVVRSAALVESGVLDALPDGVGPDDWFMDYRNADGSIAEMCGNGVRVFAHHLRAAGLVSDDEFTVGSRAGARPVIVHAHDDVCADVTVEMGRVRMDGESLVRIGDDAYRGAMVDVGNPHLACVVPDMTAADLAAVDFTAGVEIDDQAFPNGANVELVTPAGPVDERGRLPASMRVFERGVGETRSCGTGLVAAAVAVLAARDETTGTLCITVPGGRVEVGIRAEGTYLRGPSMLVADGELRSGWDRLDD